A section of the Cutibacterium granulosum genome encodes:
- a CDS encoding carbohydrate ABC transporter permease yields MSSTTAPRKRSARARSQERLALLLIAPTLLVLTIVIVVPVFQSLYQSLHGQPGLDPQTGFVNDTEPFVGLRNYADIFTGGGDRFWNAFLNTTLFGVVTVLLETALGVIMALIMHKAMAGRGVVRAAILVPWAIPTAVSAILWGWIFNQNGVANAILGQHIMWASGDWSAKWSIIIADVWKTAPYIGLLTLAGLQVIPEEVYEAAKMDGAGVWKRFTSITLPLVKPALVVAVLFRTLDALRMFDLPYILVGPRKNSVETLSMLVQDEASNLRYGAAAAYALLLFLYVFIIVFAFIKILGADITGSGRQERHHKVRASSFVNGGSPTTRRERKAAGRRADGKGVSA; encoded by the coding sequence ATGTCCTCAACAACTGCACCACGAAAACGATCGGCACGAGCCCGGTCCCAAGAGCGTCTGGCCCTGCTCCTCATCGCACCCACACTGCTCGTCCTGACGATCGTCATCGTCGTACCGGTCTTCCAGTCGTTGTACCAGTCCCTGCATGGCCAGCCCGGCCTGGACCCCCAGACCGGATTCGTCAACGACACCGAGCCGTTCGTCGGTCTGCGCAACTATGCCGACATCTTCACCGGAGGAGGTGACCGGTTCTGGAATGCCTTCCTCAACACCACGCTCTTCGGTGTGGTGACCGTGCTCCTCGAGACCGCACTGGGCGTCATCATGGCCCTCATCATGCACAAGGCGATGGCTGGACGAGGTGTGGTGCGTGCCGCGATCCTCGTCCCGTGGGCCATCCCCACCGCCGTCTCGGCGATCCTGTGGGGGTGGATCTTCAACCAGAACGGCGTCGCCAACGCCATCCTGGGCCAGCACATCATGTGGGCCTCGGGTGATTGGTCGGCCAAGTGGTCCATCATCATCGCTGACGTGTGGAAGACGGCCCCCTACATCGGCCTGCTCACCCTGGCTGGTCTGCAGGTGATTCCCGAGGAGGTCTACGAGGCGGCCAAGATGGACGGCGCTGGGGTGTGGAAACGGTTCACCTCCATCACCCTGCCCCTGGTCAAGCCGGCCCTCGTCGTCGCCGTTCTGTTCCGCACCCTGGACGCGCTGCGCATGTTCGACCTGCCGTACATCCTCGTCGGCCCACGCAAGAATTCGGTGGAGACGCTCTCCATGCTCGTTCAGGACGAGGCCTCCAACCTGCGCTACGGCGCCGCGGCAGCATATGCACTGCTGCTGTTCCTCTACGTGTTCATCATCGTCTTCGCATTCATCAAGATTCTGGGAGCCGACATCACCGGGTCGGGCAGGCAGGAGCGTCATCACAAGGTCAGGGCGTCCAGCTTCGTCAACGGTGGCAGCCCCACCACACGTCGGGAGCGCAAGGCTGCCGGACGTCGTGCTGATGGGAAAGGAGTCTCGGCATGA
- a CDS encoding carbohydrate ABC transporter permease gives MSTTTADANAILTQPGGDTGMTGKKRGGAGKVFSAIGIALIIIYCLAPFYWMLVSSLRPDKEIFENTWWPRHASLENYRAVFAPGNNFLRALGNSAIVSISVTIVALLIATFASYALARLEFRGKGAFLVLVIATSMFPLVAIIVPLLKNFSAWHWINTYQAMIIPDLSFSLPLAVWNLTTFFKQMPDELEQSAMVDGCTPPQAFRKIILPLATPGIFTTAIIVFIGAWNEFLVAVTMINDPKMQPATVMLSKFTGSSQFNTPFGTQMAAGVIMTIPLVIMVLIFQRRIVEGLSAGGLKS, from the coding sequence ATGAGCACCACGACAGCTGATGCGAACGCAATCCTCACGCAACCGGGTGGCGACACAGGCATGACCGGGAAGAAACGCGGCGGTGCCGGAAAGGTCTTCTCGGCCATCGGGATCGCCCTCATCATCATCTACTGCCTGGCGCCGTTCTACTGGATGCTGGTGTCCTCGTTGCGGCCCGACAAGGAAATCTTCGAGAACACATGGTGGCCGCGACATGCCTCGTTGGAGAACTACCGAGCCGTCTTCGCCCCCGGGAACAACTTCCTGCGCGCCCTGGGCAACTCCGCCATCGTCTCCATCAGTGTGACGATCGTTGCGCTGCTCATTGCGACCTTTGCGTCCTATGCGCTGGCTCGTCTGGAGTTTCGAGGCAAGGGGGCGTTCCTCGTCCTGGTCATCGCGACGTCGATGTTCCCGCTGGTGGCGATCATCGTGCCGCTGCTGAAGAACTTCTCGGCATGGCATTGGATCAACACCTATCAGGCGATGATCATCCCGGATCTGTCGTTCTCACTGCCGCTGGCGGTGTGGAACCTCACGACGTTCTTCAAGCAGATGCCCGACGAACTCGAGCAGTCCGCCATGGTTGACGGCTGCACCCCACCGCAGGCATTTCGCAAGATCATCCTGCCGCTGGCCACCCCGGGAATCTTCACCACCGCCATCATCGTCTTCATCGGCGCATGGAACGAGTTCCTCGTCGCCGTGACGATGATCAACGACCCGAAGATGCAGCCGGCGACGGTGATGCTGTCGAAGTTCACCGGATCCTCACAGTTCAACACCCCATTCGGCACACAGATGGCTGCCGGCGTCATCATGACGATCCCCCTGGTCATCATGGTGCTCATCTTCCAGCGTCGGATCGTTGAGGGGCTGTCCGCCGGTGGACTGAAGTCATGA
- the orn gene encoding oligoribonuclease has protein sequence MLVWIDCEMTGLDLAHDGLIEVAALVTDSQLNVLGEGVDVVIKPEPQWLEHMNDFVRGMHTHSGLLDELDSGATMADAQQQVMDYITSHVKEPRKAPLAGNTIGTDRSFLAKDMPELEAYVHYRNVDVSSIKELARRWYPTAFKHTPAKQGNHRALADIQESIEELMFWREAVMVAAPGPDSQQCKEIAAKYQGLLTGAGH, from the coding sequence ATGTTGGTGTGGATTGACTGTGAGATGACCGGGCTGGATCTGGCCCATGACGGACTGATCGAGGTGGCGGCGCTCGTCACCGACAGTCAGCTCAACGTACTGGGCGAGGGAGTTGACGTCGTCATCAAGCCGGAACCGCAGTGGCTGGAGCACATGAACGATTTCGTCCGGGGAATGCACACCCACTCGGGTCTGCTCGACGAGCTCGATTCCGGGGCGACGATGGCAGACGCTCAGCAGCAGGTGATGGACTACATCACCAGCCACGTCAAGGAACCGCGCAAGGCTCCGTTGGCCGGGAACACGATCGGTACGGATCGATCCTTCCTGGCCAAGGACATGCCCGAGCTGGAGGCCTACGTCCACTACCGCAATGTTGACGTCTCCTCGATCAAGGAACTCGCACGTCGCTGGTACCCGACCGCTTTCAAGCACACCCCGGCCAAGCAGGGAAATCACCGGGCCCTTGCCGACATCCAGGAGTCGATCGAGGAACTCATGTTCTGGCGCGAGGCGGTCATGGTTGCGGCCCCTGGACCGGACTCGCAACAGTGCAAGGAGATTGCCGCCAAGTACCAGGGCCTGCTCACCGGAGCGGGACACTGA
- a CDS encoding peroxiredoxin, whose translation MSTHLEPGYSAPDFTLPAADGTKVTLSELRNRKVIVYFYPAAMTPGCTTQAVDFTAHLDDFTAAGYDVLGISPDPVDKLQEFVTKESLTLTLLSDESKEVMKAYGAYGPKNVYGKEIVGVIRSTFVVDVDADGNCTVAEAQYNVRAKGHVDKLRRELEISD comes from the coding sequence ATGAGCACGCATCTAGAGCCCGGATATTCCGCCCCCGACTTCACTCTGCCTGCCGCGGACGGCACGAAGGTCACCCTCTCCGAGCTGCGCAACCGCAAGGTCATCGTGTACTTCTACCCTGCTGCGATGACGCCCGGGTGTACCACACAGGCAGTTGACTTCACCGCCCACCTGGACGACTTCACCGCCGCAGGCTACGACGTGTTGGGCATCTCCCCCGATCCCGTTGACAAGCTGCAGGAGTTCGTCACCAAGGAGTCCCTGACGCTGACCCTGCTCTCCGACGAGTCCAAGGAGGTCATGAAGGCATACGGTGCCTACGGACCCAAGAACGTCTACGGCAAGGAGATCGTCGGTGTCATCCGTTCCACCTTCGTCGTGGACGTCGATGCGGACGGCAATTGCACCGTTGCCGAGGCACAGTACAATGTTCGCGCCAAGGGTCACGTCGACAAGCTGCGCCGGGAGCTGGAGATCAGCGACTGA
- a CDS encoding ABC transporter yields the protein MGTQELLAELSGLRSDLDQVRFPLDLPQVETARASAESIRHQLDDYVISRLETIDAPLLAVVGGSTGAGKSTLVNSLVGRPVSTPGVIRPTTISPVLVHHPDDAQWFTDRRILPGLVRTEQSTGDSTSVHLVAEPSLPRGLALLDAPDIDSVVAANRHLAAQLLQAADLWLFVTSAARYADAVPWDFLHEAAGRHAAVAVVCDRVPPAAMREVPAHLGQLMTSRGLAESPLFAIPETVTDSEGMLPDQAIAPIRSFLAGLAADQDQRRGVVLQTLAGSIRSMCERTPQIADHLDDQALTPQRLRTDAANQFDEARRQISVQSADGTLLRGEVLARWHEFVGTGQFMRAMEEKVSWLRDRVVGAIRGTPPEADKVSVAVESGLAALVRSETDAAAERAVGAWDSSPAGRAVLQYSSDQLGRVQPDFDDRVERVIRDWQGDVMELVAGEGMNKRSRARFMALGVNGVSVALMMLVFVHTGGLSGAEAGIAGGSAVVAQRLLEAIFGDDAVRKLADMSKDALDERVAQVVDAEAARFDDALADFDVPTQVADQLRSRVAAIIDVLTSADLDVSPSTAQLGTAPDSTQSATPIARSRQEETRPELPDSRVPEDQDGRTREEER from the coding sequence ATGGGTACCCAGGAACTGTTGGCCGAGCTGAGCGGGTTGCGCTCCGATCTGGACCAGGTGCGCTTCCCTCTTGACCTGCCACAGGTCGAGACGGCTCGTGCCTCGGCCGAGTCGATTCGTCATCAACTCGATGACTACGTCATCTCGCGTCTGGAGACCATCGACGCCCCGCTGCTGGCCGTCGTGGGAGGGTCGACTGGTGCGGGAAAGTCCACCCTGGTGAACTCCCTGGTGGGTCGGCCGGTCTCCACCCCCGGGGTCATCCGCCCCACGACGATCTCACCGGTACTCGTCCACCATCCTGATGACGCCCAGTGGTTCACCGACAGAAGGATCCTGCCGGGGCTGGTGCGCACCGAACAGTCCACTGGCGACTCGACCAGCGTCCATCTCGTCGCCGAACCCTCCCTGCCACGTGGCCTGGCCCTGCTCGATGCCCCAGACATCGATTCCGTCGTCGCCGCCAATCGTCACCTGGCTGCCCAGCTCCTGCAGGCCGCCGACCTGTGGCTCTTCGTCACCTCCGCCGCGCGATACGCCGACGCCGTTCCGTGGGACTTCCTGCACGAGGCCGCCGGACGCCATGCTGCCGTCGCCGTCGTCTGTGATCGGGTGCCACCGGCAGCCATGCGAGAGGTGCCAGCGCATCTGGGCCAGCTCATGACCTCCCGCGGTCTTGCCGAGTCGCCGCTGTTCGCCATCCCCGAGACCGTCACCGATTCCGAGGGGATGTTGCCCGACCAGGCCATCGCCCCGATTCGCTCGTTCCTGGCCGGGCTCGCCGCCGACCAGGATCAACGTCGTGGCGTCGTCCTGCAGACCCTTGCCGGATCGATTCGGTCCATGTGCGAACGAACCCCACAGATCGCCGACCACCTCGACGACCAGGCCCTCACCCCGCAGCGGTTGCGTACCGACGCCGCCAACCAGTTCGACGAGGCACGGCGCCAGATCTCGGTGCAGTCGGCCGACGGCACCCTGTTGCGCGGTGAGGTGCTGGCACGCTGGCACGAGTTCGTCGGCACCGGTCAGTTCATGCGCGCCATGGAGGAGAAGGTGTCATGGTTGCGCGACCGCGTCGTCGGTGCGATCCGGGGTACGCCGCCCGAGGCCGACAAGGTGAGTGTCGCCGTCGAGTCCGGTCTGGCCGCGCTGGTGCGCTCCGAGACCGATGCCGCAGCAGAACGTGCCGTCGGTGCGTGGGACTCCTCACCAGCTGGCCGCGCCGTCCTGCAGTACTCCTCCGACCAACTGGGACGGGTACAGCCCGATTTCGACGACCGCGTGGAGCGGGTCATCCGTGACTGGCAGGGTGACGTCATGGAGCTGGTCGCGGGGGAGGGGATGAACAAGCGCTCCCGAGCCAGGTTCATGGCCCTGGGCGTCAACGGTGTCTCGGTGGCCCTCATGATGCTCGTCTTCGTCCACACCGGCGGGCTCTCGGGTGCCGAGGCCGGTATCGCTGGTGGGTCAGCGGTCGTCGCCCAGCGACTGCTCGAGGCGATCTTCGGTGACGACGCGGTACGCAAGCTTGCCGACATGTCCAAGGATGCGCTCGACGAGAGGGTTGCCCAGGTCGTCGATGCCGAGGCGGCACGCTTCGACGATGCCTTGGCGGACTTCGACGTGCCCACCCAGGTGGCGGACCAGCTTCGGTCCCGGGTGGCCGCGATCATCGACGTGCTCACCAGCGCAGACCTCGACGTGTCCCCTTCCACGGCTCAGCTGGGTACCGCGCCTGACTCGACACAGTCCGCTACCCCCATTGCTCGTTCCCGACAGGAGGAGACACGCCCCGAGCTCCCAGACTCCCGGGTGCCCGAGGACCAGGATGGGCGCACACGTGAGGAGGAGCGCTGA
- a CDS encoding Mur ligase family protein yields the protein MALAPQAFPELIAPRQIAAVTGTNGKTTTTHFLTAAVHASRGIEPDDIVTNADGANLHAGIVSALGQAPEARNAILEVDERVVADVVRQGHPRVLVLLNFSRDQLDRNHELTFLGREWREALEEAGEEGPTVVANAADPLIVWAAQAAHRTVWVDTKPRWTADSVLCPQCGSILLHDDNGWRCEECGLHQPEADWWVDDRKAMRKDGHEYELEISVPGSFNLANATCALAAATEMGVDPYDALLGMREVSSPAGRYATTSINDVLVRLMLSKNPAGWTESLPLATSDPLILAIDAVAADGKDVSWLWDVDYEQLAGRTVICTGPRALDLGVRLEYAGVDHVVIEDLSDVFVCPLLQGRWDQPHPIDVLATYTPFQKLRRMGEHI from the coding sequence CTGGCCCTGGCTCCACAGGCATTCCCCGAGCTCATCGCGCCACGCCAGATCGCGGCCGTCACCGGCACCAACGGCAAGACGACGACGACCCATTTCCTCACCGCCGCGGTTCACGCGAGCCGCGGCATCGAACCCGATGACATCGTCACCAACGCCGACGGGGCCAATCTGCATGCTGGGATCGTCTCTGCCCTGGGGCAGGCCCCGGAGGCACGAAATGCCATTCTGGAAGTCGACGAACGAGTCGTCGCCGACGTGGTGCGCCAAGGTCACCCGCGTGTCCTGGTCCTGCTCAATTTCAGCCGCGACCAACTCGATCGCAATCATGAGCTGACCTTCCTGGGGAGAGAATGGCGCGAAGCCCTGGAGGAGGCAGGCGAGGAAGGCCCCACCGTCGTCGCCAATGCCGCCGACCCACTCATCGTGTGGGCCGCCCAGGCAGCACACCGGACGGTGTGGGTGGACACGAAACCGCGCTGGACGGCCGATTCGGTGCTGTGCCCGCAGTGCGGATCGATCCTCCTGCACGACGACAACGGTTGGCGCTGCGAGGAGTGCGGGCTGCACCAGCCCGAGGCCGACTGGTGGGTGGACGACCGGAAGGCCATGCGCAAGGACGGCCACGAGTATGAACTCGAGATCAGCGTTCCCGGATCATTCAACCTTGCCAATGCAACCTGTGCACTTGCCGCCGCAACGGAGATGGGAGTGGACCCCTACGATGCCCTGCTGGGGATGCGCGAGGTCTCCTCGCCGGCTGGTCGCTATGCCACGACCAGCATCAACGACGTCCTGGTCCGCCTCATGCTGTCGAAGAACCCGGCAGGATGGACGGAGTCGCTGCCCCTGGCAACCTCCGATCCCCTGATCCTCGCCATTGACGCCGTCGCGGCCGATGGCAAGGACGTCTCCTGGCTGTGGGACGTCGACTATGAGCAGCTGGCCGGGCGAACGGTGATCTGCACCGGACCACGGGCCTTGGACCTGGGAGTACGACTGGAGTACGCCGGGGTCGACCACGTCGTCATCGAGGACCTGTCAGACGTCTTCGTCTGTCCTCTGCTGCAAGGACGATGGGACCAGCCCCACCCCATCGACGTGCTGGCCACCTACACCCCGTTCCAGAAACTACGCCGGATGGGAGAACACATATGA
- a CDS encoding DUF3618 domain-containing protein: MASKEKDTRTAEQIRQDLNAARSRVSQTVEDATQQFHPKTLKNDAVDDAKSFAQRQFDQAKGQVKDENGWRGDRLILVGGVVVGGLVLLTAARAIVGKATGATTRRKLEKQQLKNAKRAAKESKAARKAAAKRNRHRGKKDVAQVVDLNGDESKFSSLAESLLRQASVLRAEAAAENKD; the protein is encoded by the coding sequence ATGGCCAGCAAGGAAAAGGACACTCGCACCGCCGAGCAGATTAGGCAGGATCTCAACGCCGCAAGGTCGCGAGTTTCTCAGACCGTTGAGGACGCCACCCAGCAGTTCCATCCCAAGACCCTCAAGAACGACGCTGTCGACGATGCCAAGAGTTTTGCACAGCGACAGTTCGACCAGGCCAAGGGGCAGGTCAAGGACGAGAACGGCTGGCGCGGGGACCGACTCATCCTCGTCGGTGGTGTCGTCGTCGGTGGCCTCGTGCTGCTGACCGCTGCTCGCGCGATCGTCGGGAAGGCCACCGGCGCCACCACCCGACGCAAGTTGGAGAAGCAGCAGCTCAAGAATGCCAAGCGGGCCGCCAAGGAAAGCAAGGCCGCACGCAAGGCTGCCGCCAAGCGCAACCGGCATCGTGGAAAGAAGGACGTCGCCCAAGTCGTCGACCTGAACGGCGATGAGTCCAAGTTCAGCAGTCTTGCCGAGTCCCTGTTGCGTCAGGCATCCGTGCTGCGTGCCGAAGCCGCCGCCGAGAACAAGGACTGA
- a CDS encoding ABC transporter substrate-binding protein: MTSHSRRAFLQGSLSALALGALAACSNDSDSGSAADSQDFSGTGPINYAQGKDFSSGMVQKRLDEWNRKYPDEKVTLIELSSEADQQRSSLVNSAQTKSDAYDVISLDLVWVAEFAANRWVMQLPADKLKNSDIIPSVWETGLYRDNMYGMPYVTDASLLYYRKDLLDQAGVKKAPTTWDELLSAIEAVRKLPGHADIGGIGGQWNKYEGLTCNISEFIHTMGGAIVDDQSKVVLGDSTYHDKNVKAIQFVIDAFKSNVIPKEALEWKEEDGRGAFESGKLLFYRQWPYQYSNNVKNLGTDKFDVAPMPSIDGNKYVATLGGHNCAISTNCRNKATALKFITWWTSKETQQYNVDKLSNAPILGSLYSDKANVKELPYLPPLKASLDKAKGRPRVVNYGDVTAAVQDAVYPAIKDGGNAEDVVATLNDSLKSIIKN, translated from the coding sequence ATGACGAGCCATTCTCGCCGAGCATTTCTTCAAGGATCCCTGAGTGCCCTGGCACTGGGCGCCCTGGCCGCCTGCTCCAACGATTCCGATTCCGGCAGTGCCGCCGACTCCCAGGACTTCTCCGGCACCGGCCCCATCAACTACGCCCAGGGCAAGGACTTCTCCAGCGGCATGGTCCAGAAACGTCTGGACGAGTGGAACAGGAAATATCCCGACGAGAAGGTCACCCTCATCGAGCTGTCCTCCGAGGCCGATCAACAGCGCAGCTCGTTGGTCAACAGTGCCCAGACCAAGTCGGACGCCTACGACGTCATCTCCCTGGACCTCGTCTGGGTCGCCGAGTTCGCCGCCAATCGATGGGTCATGCAACTGCCGGCTGACAAGTTGAAGAATTCCGACATCATCCCCAGCGTGTGGGAGACCGGCCTGTACCGCGACAACATGTACGGCATGCCCTACGTCACCGATGCCTCCCTGCTCTACTACCGCAAGGACCTGCTCGACCAGGCTGGCGTCAAGAAGGCCCCCACGACATGGGACGAACTGCTCAGCGCCATCGAGGCCGTACGCAAACTGCCCGGCCATGCCGACATCGGCGGGATCGGCGGCCAGTGGAACAAGTACGAAGGCCTCACCTGCAACATCTCCGAGTTCATCCACACCATGGGCGGAGCCATCGTCGACGATCAGAGCAAGGTCGTGCTGGGCGACTCCACGTACCACGACAAGAACGTCAAGGCCATCCAGTTCGTCATCGACGCCTTCAAGAGCAACGTCATCCCCAAGGAGGCGCTGGAGTGGAAGGAGGAGGACGGCCGCGGCGCCTTCGAGTCCGGCAAACTGCTGTTCTACCGCCAGTGGCCCTACCAGTACTCCAACAACGTCAAGAACCTCGGCACCGACAAGTTCGACGTCGCCCCCATGCCATCCATCGACGGCAACAAGTACGTCGCCACCCTGGGAGGCCACAACTGCGCAATCTCCACGAACTGCAGGAACAAGGCCACGGCACTGAAGTTCATCACATGGTGGACCAGCAAGGAGACCCAGCAGTACAACGTCGACAAGCTCAGCAATGCCCCGATCCTCGGCTCGTTGTACTCCGACAAGGCCAACGTCAAGGAACTGCCCTACCTGCCGCCGCTCAAAGCCTCCCTGGACAAGGCCAAGGGACGCCCGCGTGTGGTCAACTACGGTGACGTCACAGCTGCCGTCCAGGACGCCGTCTACCCAGCAATCAAGGATGGCGGCAACGCAGAGGACGTCGTCGCCACACTCAACGACTCGCTGAAGTCCATCATCAAGAACTGA
- a CDS encoding type 1 glutamine amidotransferase, which produces MSLDHPRIVLLYQSLLGIYGDHGNAVVCQKRLQWRGLDAELLMIEPGEPVPTDADLYLLGGGEDTAQITAVRQLKADGGLFTALDRGAVLFAVCAGYQICGSSFTIGAHDEIIEGLGLLDVQTRRGPQRAVGEVLHHWTKPDGTESLVTGFENHGGWTTLGTDATALADVEIGWGNGDRTTEGAIQGNVIGTYPHGPILARNPELADFLLERSLGTTLEPLDKPEIEQLRERRIRSARAGKP; this is translated from the coding sequence ATGAGCCTCGACCACCCCAGGATCGTCCTGCTGTACCAGTCACTGCTGGGCATCTACGGCGATCACGGCAATGCCGTGGTGTGCCAGAAACGTCTCCAGTGGCGTGGCCTGGACGCCGAACTGCTGATGATCGAACCCGGCGAGCCGGTCCCCACGGACGCAGACCTCTACCTGCTCGGCGGCGGCGAGGACACCGCCCAGATCACCGCTGTGCGCCAACTCAAGGCAGATGGCGGACTGTTCACCGCCTTGGATCGTGGAGCCGTGCTCTTCGCCGTGTGCGCTGGCTACCAGATCTGCGGCTCCTCGTTCACCATCGGCGCGCACGACGAGATCATCGAGGGTCTCGGCCTTCTCGACGTCCAGACCCGTCGCGGACCACAACGAGCCGTGGGCGAGGTGCTGCATCACTGGACGAAGCCCGACGGCACCGAATCACTCGTCACCGGATTCGAGAACCACGGCGGGTGGACCACCCTGGGAACGGACGCCACGGCCCTGGCCGACGTCGAGATCGGGTGGGGCAACGGGGACAGGACCACCGAGGGTGCCATTCAGGGCAATGTCATCGGCACCTACCCGCATGGACCGATCCTGGCTCGCAACCCCGAGCTGGCAGATTTTCTCCTGGAGCGATCACTGGGCACCACCCTGGAGCCCCTGGACAAGCCTGAGATCGAGCAGCTGCGGGAACGCCGAATTCGCTCGGCACGCGCAGGAAAGCCCTAG
- a CDS encoding PrsW family intramembrane metalloprotease, with translation MSGLDPVQPRDAWWRRVLGNPWTWAVVVMIVLSILTLGDTYSLLSRDTTVEVEGKQLVSPGITDLSFKKAIHYAWPTAAVWSALFILLDRYRTKHFPIWFIAFSWGGSVACWASMYVNTWMASMLSVDGGVDPSAGAGPAIFSAPFVEEFFKATILFILAAVIGPTLTSAVQTVSLAGLSAIGFAFVENIVYYARADNYASVTIDAGDPEAALRQMVVLRGALTSFGHPLFTSMTALGLAFGLRARSRIVRVMAPLTGFVMAVMGHMAFNGLSSTRNLDELRPYWWVSVTIVMIFILGLVLRLVAEGRMIARRLDDYAVMGWLPARVGEVVSVLHRRWWISAVALSHGIRCWWQTLTYLRRTTELAYLRDAEVRGLAANSTARQARLLAEIRGLSAMAVTESRGARLVKPHLPRWLVEYFHPSSGTSIPAMGRESAR, from the coding sequence ATGTCTGGCCTGGATCCTGTGCAACCCCGCGACGCCTGGTGGCGTCGTGTCCTGGGCAACCCGTGGACGTGGGCCGTCGTCGTCATGATCGTCCTGTCGATCCTCACACTCGGCGACACGTATTCACTCCTCAGCCGCGACACCACCGTGGAGGTCGAGGGCAAACAACTCGTCTCGCCGGGAATCACCGATCTGTCCTTCAAGAAGGCCATCCACTATGCCTGGCCCACCGCAGCGGTGTGGTCGGCGCTGTTCATCCTGCTCGACCGATACCGCACCAAGCATTTCCCGATCTGGTTCATCGCGTTCTCCTGGGGTGGCTCGGTTGCCTGCTGGGCAAGCATGTACGTCAACACGTGGATGGCCTCGATGCTCTCCGTCGACGGCGGTGTCGACCCGTCTGCCGGAGCTGGCCCGGCAATCTTCTCCGCACCCTTCGTCGAGGAGTTCTTCAAGGCCACGATCCTCTTCATCCTTGCTGCCGTCATCGGCCCCACGTTGACCTCGGCCGTTCAGACCGTGAGCCTGGCCGGATTGTCGGCCATCGGTTTCGCCTTCGTCGAGAACATCGTCTACTACGCTCGAGCCGACAACTACGCCAGCGTCACCATCGACGCAGGAGATCCCGAGGCCGCCCTGAGACAGATGGTCGTACTGCGAGGTGCGCTCACCTCATTCGGCCACCCACTTTTCACCTCGATGACTGCTCTGGGCCTGGCCTTCGGTCTGCGAGCCCGCAGTCGCATCGTGCGCGTCATGGCGCCACTCACCGGTTTCGTCATGGCCGTCATGGGGCACATGGCCTTCAACGGGCTGTCCTCGACCCGCAATCTCGATGAGCTTCGACCGTACTGGTGGGTCAGCGTGACCATCGTCATGATCTTCATCCTCGGCCTGGTACTTCGGTTGGTGGCGGAAGGACGCATGATCGCCCGTCGCCTCGATGATTACGCCGTCATGGGATGGCTTCCCGCGCGAGTCGGAGAGGTCGTCTCCGTTCTGCATCGACGCTGGTGGATCAGTGCCGTCGCCCTGAGTCACGGAATCAGATGCTGGTGGCAGACCTTGACGTATCTACGGCGCACCACCGAACTTGCCTATCTGCGGGATGCGGAGGTTCGTGGCCTTGCAGCGAACTCGACGGCACGGCAGGCCCGTCTGCTCGCCGAGATCCGGGGGCTCTCGGCGATGGCCGTCACCGAATCACGCGGTGCCCGGCTCGTCAAACCACATCTGCCACGGTGGCTGGTGGAGTACTTCCATCCGTCCTCGGGCACGTCGATTCCGGCCATGGGTCGCGAATCGGCCCGGTGA